The DNA window AATAACggtaaatttgtttgtttttgcacatttagcagatgttcatACCAGTGTGATTTATAAACTGTACATGAAGTAGACAGCCGGGTGGGGAACTGAATATTGCTATAAACAGATTCGGGGAATTTGAGGTGGCCAAATAACTTTTATgacaaaatagcaaaataccAATTTACGTAAAGGTAACCCCTGTAcctcattaaaatgatttttgtgatACTGTCCATTATAAATCATTGTTGTTATTCAAATCTATATACTAAATATTGCAGCAATTTTATGTTGTAATTTTAGCTGTGCTTCATATACTCCAATGGGTGCATTTATTAACTTACCCAGGTCAAATTAAGACACTGACAtgaaaaatactgtatttttatctGCTGTCTTGAATAGATTCGATAGAAGACATTGGTgaacacaatacattttaaatttaaattccttAAGTAAACCCAACATAAATTGCAAGTGTGACATTAAGCTATTaatcaaaaactcaaaaaaacgAATGTACCTCGtaaaaggacattttattttacctaaACCTGGTTAAGACTTCTATTTTCCCCAGAACATTAATAACCCTGATAGTTGGGCTCCATCCTCCTAAATTCCTGTTTCACGCAGAGAGTGCGGACCAGTTCTAGGCATAGTCCACAAGGGCAGTCGCCTAGGGGCCAATCCATAAAAACATTCCATAGCACCTGTGTCAGTTtcgttttttgttgttattttaaactGATACTGTACAGAAATGAACTGTTAAACCATTAATCAGGTCTGTGCAAATGAAtgagatgaaaaagaaaatcagacacacaaacaacagaGCGAGGAACCAGGATGGGGTCAGGGGTGTGCTTTATTGCGGTATGTCAGTCTATAAGAAAGAGTGCATATAATTCCACAAAGCAACGTGCCGCAAAGCTGAATGGTTCTTAAGCCTAGCTATTGTCCAATCAGTTAGTGcagaggcggggagggggggtgggagggggtaggaggtggggggcgaggggagacGGGAGGGggtaggaggtgggggggggaggcgagaCAGGAGGGggtaggaggtggggggggggggggggggggggggagatgggaggGGGTAGGaaatgggaggtgggggggtgattTTGCGtctgtgggggtgggtgagCTTGGGGTGGATGGCTGCTCAGCCGAAGGTGGTGTTGTTCCAGGCCACGTTCGGTGCCTCCATGTCGAAGAAGTTCACGTAGATCCTGAAACGCAGAGCAACAGAATCACCGGTTAGAACACCTTGAGCCTCTCCAAACGGGCCATAGTGTGCACACGTAACGAACAGCGGCATCAGCTGCCGCCGTCCAATTCGCCTGGTGAGGGATTGCGGGTTGAGGGGAAGGTCGCCAAGCCAGGGGCGAGCACCTGTTCAACTGTCAGGTGAGATGTGTGCGTGCTCACCTGTCAGGTGAgatgctcaggtgtgtgtgtgtgtgtgtgctcacctgTCAGGTAAGATGctcaggcgtgtgtgtgtgtgctcacctgTCAGGTGAAatactcaggtgtgtgtgtactcacctGTCGGGTGAGatgcccaggtgtgtgtgtgtgtgtttgtgtgttcaccTCTCAGGTGAGatgcccaggtgtgtgtgtgtgtgtgtgtgtgtgcgcgctcacCTCTCAGGTGAGatgcccaggtgtgtgtgtgtgtgtgtgttcacctcTCAGGTGAGatgcccaggtgtgtgtgtgtgtgtgtgtgtgcgcgctcacCTCTCAGGTGAGatgcccaggtgtgtgtgtgtgtgtgtttgtgtgttcaccTCTCAGGTGAGatgcccaggtgtgtgtgtgtgtgtgtgcgctcaccTCTCAGGTGAGatgcccaggtgtgtgtgtgtgtgtgtgtgcgcgctcacCTCTCAGGTGAGatgcccaggtgtgtgtgtgtgcgctcaccTCTCAGGTGAGATGCCCAGGTGTTTGTTCAGCAGGCCGCACAGCAGCTTGGAGTACTCTTTGTTCTGCGAGGCCCCGATCTTCCCGATGCTGTGCAGGGAACAGAGGGCGCAGGGGTCTCCCTTTCCGCCAAACAGCATCATCTGTTCCGGGTTGATGTGCACTGCGATGTACTGCCCAACACACAACAGACCAGTCAGCCCAACACAGCAGACCAGTCAGCCCAACACACAACAGGAACCAGTCAGCCCAACACACAACAGACCAGTCAGCCCAACACACAACAGGAACCAGTCAGCCCAACACACAACAGACCAGTCAGCCCAACACACAACAGACCAGTCAGCCCAACACACAACAGACCAGTCAGCCCAACACACAACGGACCAGtcagcccaacacacagcagACCAGTCAGCCCAACACAGCAGGAACCAGTCAGCCCAACACAGCAGACCAGTCGGCCCAACACACAGCAGACCAATCAGCCCAACACAGCAGGAACCAGTCAGCCCAACACAGCAGACCAGTCAGCCCAACACACAACAGGAACCAGTCAGTACAGCCTGTGTGATGCACTGTCCAACACACAGCAGGAACAAATCCACACAGTCcaagcacacatttttataaactaAAGTGATGGTCAGCTGGCATGACTCTTTCCGTTTCTCCCGTGTAATAACGGTTTATAACCTGGAACCTGTCGCGCATTGGAATTTCCGCCGCAGTTCCATTACACTCCATTACAAAATGCGCAACGCGTTTCACGTGTTGCGCATTTTACTTAATGTtcaatgttatttaaaatattaaataaatgctaCAAACTTCCTGAGGTATTTCAAGTCATGTTTAACATATCCTTATTTTCATGagacagcctctctctctctctctctcacacacacacgatctgTCTCCAGTGTTATGCAATCCTCATATCCAAAGTTCGACCGTCAAAGCCTTTATCcaagtgaataaaaaaatgtcctgaAATTACAACGCATGCGCAATTTGCCGTCTATGGCTAACAATGAAATAACGAATACAATCCATGAAGTTTCTTATCTGATTCATGTTACATATAAATCACGTGTCCCGACTGACGTTGTTGTAAAATGTAGCAAGCTAATTCAAGTGATAGCAGGCAAACTAACGAAATAACTCGTTCGCCTGCGATTTGGGAAGTGGGTGTGTGGGTCGATTATTAAAACCTAATCTAATCTCGAGATCACGTTTATAAATTTGGCTGCTAAACAGGCCGTCAACGATTAGTTGCCTTCACAGTATCTACGTCTTTTAAAAACTCGGCACAGTGTCAGAATATTTagcaaatgcaaattaaacGACCATAAAAGCGAGTGAAGgccgtgcttttttttttttttttttttcttctatgaACGCAACGTGACGAGGATTGCGTTCGGGATGGGGGTACATTATGGTCTCCGGCGCATAACGGGACAGGAGCAGAACTCATTCGCCACTATCTGACCGCGGGCGCGGTAGTTAGGCTGTATAACCGTGTTACCTGCGCAGGTTTCCCCATGGCTTTGGCCAGCTCCTGTGTGGCCTCTGTCAGAAGCGCTGCAGGAACTGCATCCTTGCTCACATTTGTGTTCACTACGAACATCGgcattgttgctgctgttgagaaataaaagaacagataaGCGAAGCCCAGACTCTTACAGACTGAAGCACACAGATACGGAGTCTTCGTGCAGGACACGGTGCCAAAGTGAGGCTGACTGTAATGAATGGAAGCTCTGACTTCGGAAAAATTGGCCACTTGCACCTGACGTCACCGGTTTCTGACTGTAATACCACAATGCACTGCGGAACGTCTAGATCTCGTTTTATTCGATCTATGGTCTAGCTCGATAGTCTAGCTAATCTTTAATCCATACGTTCAATAAGAAATGACAGTACGAAAGTCGAAAAGCAAGTATAAATTAATACACGTTTTCAGTGAACTTTTCATTTTCGTTATTGATAGCAtctgtggtatttttttttctttttcttgtttccccccctttttatttgtgtggaaTTGTATGTGTTAAATTGTCTAAAATGTCACAGTTTAAAACCAACTGATTTTTCCACATCATTTGATAGTAAATTATCAACGTGAAAATATTCATATggaaatacattaataaatggTCTGCTTTTAGTCTCTCATATTGGAACTTGGCCCTCTGGATCTGACCTGGTCATCTGTTGCCTACTGTGGCTGGAAACTCTCCTGCATGTTGGGCAAAGTGCAGTTAAAAAACTGCTGATACTGCTCTTAATCTTACTCCAACCAGTGTCTGTTGCACACCCATCATAGAAAAGAATACTGTAGGTACCTACCACTCACCCCCTACAGGACTATAATTATCCCTACATTATAGGCTTGGGTGTGCCCACTCCCTTTCCGCCCAACTGCAGCGAAGCTACGCTTTAATAAGGATATACAAAAGCACAAGGACAGCCCACCATGTTCCCCCACAGTCCAGAGATTGTCCGGCACTGTGTCACATTTTAGGAGCCTATTGGCATACAATAGACACAGTGCATTTCGCAGAAATACTCATCCACTGAAGTATGTACAACTTAACTTTTTTCGTGTAATCAATTTAAATCGGTGGGTATGTTGCTGAAGCCGTTCTGATGGAGCTCCGTGCTTACTGGCACAGTGGCATTGCCCCTCCTGGGAAGTAAAGGTATAGCGTGCAAGTTTATACCCCAGGTCCCTAATCATTATCTGTTGCACAAGACCTACTGCCCCAGCTGGCTAAGCAACAGAGGTAATGACAGGTGAGAATGCAAGTTCTCAACATTGGTGATGCTGATGTTAATGTTCAGATCATTCTCAGATGGCATAGCACCAAATTCCCCGCTGATATCATTTATTTCtaggttgttttaaaaaaagttcctgggtatcttctctggtgatgctctaccAGGCCTGTACAGCAGCCACCTTCAGCTCCAGCTTGTTTTAGGGACTCGTTGTTTAAGTATTCTGTTCAGCATACAAAATGCATGTTAATTTAGATTCAGATCAAGGCACTTACTTGGCCTGTCAATAATTTTCtagttttttgtctttgaaaaactcctttggtgctttagcagtatgtttgcaATCATTGTCTTGTAGGCTGAAGCACCATcaaatgagtttggaggcatttccTTGAACTTGAAAAACTTGAACTTGTAAAAAGTCCTGTAATTTCTAAAAATGCCCATCAATAAAAGGTGggttatttgattacaaatctaaaaatgtgaagaaaaaaaaatagagccaaatcaaggaaaaatgtGCCTTTGTCTCAGATGTTATATGGATGCCACTGTATATCTAAGGTCGACCCAGAACGGATTTCGGCGCATGACAATGACGTTTGCATCCAGACCAATGTCAGGAGATTGAAATATGCGCTTTTCCTTCTGTCATTATGGTAATCATAGCGCACGCTCTGTGTTCAACATCCGGAACATTATGTTATAGAGGAGGATGAAAGCTGTGGTTAAAAAAGAGAGGATATAAAagttgttttgtattattttgctgTTCGCGCAGGCATACCAGCCACACTGTTGAAATAAAGTAGTTGCTGTTAACGGACATATTTCCTCAACCTCTCCTTTTCGCATCGTGTTTACCGAAAGTACACAACGGTAATGGACCACTGTCTGCTAGTTGACGTTAGCTGAACACGATTTCTATGCCTTGGTGAAGATGTGTGATCGCTTCTGCCTAACATCATGTATCTCTTGTTTTGCTCGCTGACTTGCATAGTTTCTTTACGAAACTGTTATTTTACACTGGATAGCAATTTGGTTATCGTATTGAATGTCTAGCTAACTGGCATTGAACACCGTTGGCATGTGGCAAGTTGGCTGTTGGCTTCTGAAACTTGGATGGTTGGTTGTGTGATTTAAACCAGGGGTGTACAATCTCAACCCAAAGGGGCGGTGTGAGGGcaggtgtttgttttagttCAGCAATACGACACTTGATCCAGgtaattgtaatgtaaatgtaattgcGTTATCACGAAACCTTGACAAGTAGATTCAGATGTCTTACTGCTGGCTAAAACAAAGAACCAACAGCCACGCCGACCCGTTTTCGATAaaattggacacccctgatttaaACGAAAGCTGCCGTATGTCATTGACGTTAGCTGGCAACATTTGATGTAGTTGACTAGTTACCTAGATTGTACGACTATTCAAATGTCTGTCTGACGTTGAGCAGTGGAAAATTCTTATGTTCAAGCGAGTTGGATTAACATAATACGCTAGTGCCAGCTGTCAAGAGGAGTAGTTGGATACGACTAAGTTACTGAGTAATTTTGTCGACACCCGaactaactgtgtgtgtgtctcctgtcACAAAGTTAAGAGCCACAGCGCGGCGATGGCTGACTCGGTGAAGACCTTCCAGACACACTTGACGTCCGTCATGGACAGTCTAATCAGAGCGTCGGTCTGTGAGATAACAAAGCTGTTCCAGGACACGGTCAACGATTACCTTGTGGAAATATCGCTGAACAGAAAAGAGAACGAGGCTCTGAAACTGAGACTGAGGCTAACGGAAAACAAGCTTAGGAACGAGCGGAAGTACGGCATGGGCTGGGCTGCCAGTCGCCGCGCCTCCGGCCTCCTGGTTTCGGACGAGAGCGGGCGGAAAAGACGGAGATCTGAAATCCCCAGTGAGTTCAGTTCAAGTGGTGCTGCTGCAGTATTACGTCAGAAATGTGCGTGACGTTAAAACTGGAGTTTAAGGTTGTTGGTGTAACCTGCAGGAGTCTGACTCctcgctctccttctcctcctccttccgcAGGAGTTAAGCAGAGGGAGGGCTCAGGGTTTGGGAAGGGCTGGGCGGGCAGCCCCTGGGAGGAAGGAGGCGCAGCTGCAGGGGAGGCGGGAGAGGAGGCGCGGGACGTGTTCCTGGTCCAGCTccagggggcagaggaggacgaggaggtgtgtgtgcctcGGGCGAGAGAGGAGGCCGCCAGCATcaaggaggaggtgaggagccCAGTCTGCCGTTTGGGTGAGGACCTGGGAGTGaggaggtgcagtgtgtgtgtccgtgtgtgtgtgtgcatgtgtgtccacgtatgtgtatgcgtgtgtgcgtgtgtgtgtgtgcgtctgcaagtgtgtgtgtgcatgtgtctgtatgtccgtgtgtgcgagtgtgtgtgtgggggtggggaggggggtggcagggagcaggggaggTGGAAGGGTAAGGCAAAAGTTAGGGGAGTAGCCTTTTAACTAAAGAGGTTGCCAGCTCAGTTCCTAGGTTcagcactgccattgtacccttggtGCCTAGAGAATAGCTTCAGTAAAGATTTAATTGGACGAcctggaaaaacaaaaggaagttGTGTGAGCTGCTGTGGGTGCGAGCCTCAGCCAGGCCGGTGTGTGTTGGTTTTGTGGGCGTGTGGCATTTGTGCGT is part of the Anguilla anguilla isolate fAngAng1 chromosome 7, fAngAng1.pri, whole genome shotgun sequence genome and encodes:
- the mif gene encoding macrophage migration inhibitory factor; the encoded protein is MPMFVVNTNVSKDAVPAALLTEATQELAKAMGKPAQYIAVHINPEQMMLFGGKGDPCALCSLHSIGKIGASQNKEYSKLLCGLLNKHLGISPERIYVNFFDMEAPNVAWNNTTFG